CTCGACGATGGGCCCGTCAGGGTAGCCCGGCGACGAAGACGCCACCGGTGAAGGTGGAGGGATAGGCGAGGAACGAGGCCAACGGGGCGAGGCTCCCGTTCGGGTTGCGCTTGAGGACGCGGACCTGCGGCGGGTTCCCCGGCCCGCGGCCGGCGATGATGTCGGCGCGGCCGTCGCCGTCGACGTCGCCAGCCGCTACCCGGACGCCGCCGCTGATCGTCGACCCGAACGGGGAGAAGGTGGCCAGGACGGTGAGGGTCCCGTTCGGGTTCCGCTTCATCACGCGGACGGCGCCGCTGCTGCCGCCCCCGGGGCCCGCGAGGATCTCGGCGCGGCCGTCGCCGTCGACATCCCCGGCGGCCACGAAGACGCCGCCCCGGAACGTGGGCCCGTAGGGCAAGAAATCCAGGATCGGCGTCACCGTGCCGTTGGGGTTGCGCCGGAAGACGCGGACGGGCAGGGGGTTCCCGGGCCCCGGCCCGGTGATGATGTCCGCCCGCCCATCGCCGTCGACGTCGCCGGCCGCGACGTGGACTCCACCGGTATATGCGGAGCCATAGGGGAAGAAGGTCGGAGCCACCGGCACGATGGCCCCGACCGGCGTCCGCCGGAAGATCCGGACGGGCTGAGCCGTCCCGGCGCCCGGCGCCGTGACGATCTCGGCGCGGCCGTCGCCGTCGACATCCCCGGCGGCCACCCGCACGCCGCCGGCGAAGGTCGATGGATAGGGGAGGAAGCTCCCGCTCAGGGTGCCCGCCCGTGAGCCGGCGAAGAACCGGACCTCGGGGGCACCGCCCGGCCCCGCGCCGGTGATGACCTCGTTCGCCCCATCGCCGTTGACGTCGCCGGCCGCGACGCTGAGGCCGCCGCGGAAGGTCGCCGCGTAGGCCAGGCGCGACAGCAGCGTCGGCCCACCCAGGGCGTCGAAGCCCCGAAGGAGCGGCGTGCTGCCCGATCCCGGGCCGGTGAGCAGCCAGGCCGGTCCGGTCGCGAGCCGGCTCGCGAAGACGTCGCTCGCCTGGTTGGTGTCGCCCGCGACGAGGTTGGTCGCCTCCGACTCGAAGGCGGCGATCCGGCCGTCCGCGCTGATCGTCGGCGCCCGGCTGGCCCCGTTCCCGGGCGCTCCGCCGGCGGCGACGCTGAGGCACGTGGTCGTGTTGGCGACGCGATCGCGGACGAAGATGTGGCGTATCCCGCCGGTACAGCCGCCTCCGACGAGGTTGGTCGCCAAGGATTCGAACACGACGAACCGGCCATCGGCGCTGATCGCGGGGCGCTGGCTCGCGCGGCTCCCCGCTCCACCGCTTCCGATACTCACGCACGCGGTCACCCTGGCCACCCGGTCGTGGACGAAGATCTGACTCGTCCCGGTCGTGCATCCGCTCGCGACCAGATTGGTGGCGATGGAATCGAACGCCACGAAGCGCCCGTCGGCGTTGATCGACGGGTTCAGGCTGAGCGCGTTGGCGGCCGCTCCGCCGGTGGACACGCTGACGCAGACCGTGGTGTTGGCGATCCGGTCGTGCAAGAAGATGTAGAGAAACCCGCCCGCCACCGTGCAGCGGCTGGTCAGGTTCGTCGCGTCCGATTCGAAGGCGATGAAGCGCCCGTCCTTGCTGACCGCGGCGTGGAAGCTGCCGCCGTTCCCCGCGGTGGCGCCGGTCCGACTCGCGCAGGTGACCGCGCCGGTGGCGGGTCCGAAGAGGAAGAGCTGCCGAAAGCCGCCACTGGGGCAGCCGGCGATGTCCTCCTCCGAATCGAAGGCCATCAAGCGGCCATCGGCGGTGACCGCCGGCTTCTGGGCGTCGCTCAGATCGAAGCCGGTCGCCTTGATGCAGGTGGTGGTGCTCATGGCTCGGTCGCGGATGAAGACGCCGCCGTTCGCGCAGTCGGGTCCGGCCAGGTTGGAGGAGGCGGACTCGAAGGC
The sequence above is drawn from the Candidatus Methylomirabilota bacterium genome and encodes:
- a CDS encoding FG-GAP-like repeat-containing protein; the encoded protein is MEPARVWAIGVVTAGLLAGLAGPGPRAATAGVVGRVSVASNGSQGNHASAGGALSANGRFVAFRSASTSFVGSGCTGALEHIFVHDRLTRATSCASVSSAGAPGDAASSHPSVSADGRIAAFESASSNLAGPDCANGGVFIRDRAMSTTTCIKATGFDLSDAQKPAVTADGRLMAFDSEEDIAGCPSGGFRQLFLFGPATGAVTCASRTGATAGNGGSFHAAVSKDGRFIAFESDATNLTSRCTVAGGFLYIFLHDRIANTTVCVSVSTGGAAANALSLNPSINADGRFVAFDSIATNLVASGCTTGTSQIFVHDRVARVTACVSIGSGGAGSRASQRPAISADGRFVVFESLATNLVGGGCTGGIRHIFVRDRVANTTTCLSVAAGGAPGNGASRAPTISADGRIAAFESEATNLVAGDTNQASDVFASRLATGPAWLLTGPGSGSTPLLRGFDALGGPTLLSRLAYAATFRGGLSVAAGDVNGDGANEVITGAGPGGAPEVRFFAGSRAGTLSGSFLPYPSTFAGGVRVAAGDVDGDGRAEIVTAPGAGTAQPVRIFRRTPVGAIVPVAPTFFPYGSAYTGGVHVAAGDVDGDGRADIITGPGPGNPLPVRVFRRNPNGTVTPILDFLPYGPTFRGGVFVAAGDVDGDGRAEILAGPGGGSSGAVRVMKRNPNGTLTVLATFSPFGSTISGGVRVAAGDVDGDGRADIIAGRGPGNPPQVRVLKRNPNGSLAPLASFLAYPSTFTGGVFVAGLP